Proteins from one Fragaria vesca subsp. vesca linkage group LG6, FraVesHawaii_1.0, whole genome shotgun sequence genomic window:
- the LOC101293705 gene encoding NAC domain-containing protein 8-like: MTHCNDLGQEDPRLIAKDGLTTRTCPSCGYQIKYQQQAGIQNLPGLPAGVKFDPTDQEVLQHLEGKVLSSTDIAAGNKLHHHPLIDQFIPTIEGENGICYTHPHKLPGVSKDGLVRHFFHRPSKAYTTGSRKRRKVHTDRDSSSEGGETRWHKTGKTRPVFAGGKVKGYKKILVLYTNYGKQRKPEKTNWVMHQYHLGNNEEEKDGELVVSKVFYQTQPRQCGNSGMKDFNNNSAAKVLMNGQSEHSEALVQYCNNVNSFISFDQNGQDRSSSNPQIIPPHFPLHDGSFVSLK; this comes from the exons ATGACTCACTGCAATGATCTTGGTCAGGAAGACCCAAGACTCATTGCCAAAGATGGCTTAACCACCAGAACATGTCCTTCATGTGGTTACCAGATCAAATACCAACAACAG GCCGGAATTCAAAACTTGCCGGGGCTGCCAGCCGGGGTGAAGTTTGATCCTACGGATCAAGAGGTGCTTCAACATTTGGAGGGGAAGGTGTTGAGTAGTACTGATATTGCTGCAGGCAATAAGCTCCACCATCATCCTCTGATAGATCAGTTCATCCCTACAATTGAAGGGGAGAATGGAATTTGCTACACTCATCCACATAAGTTGCCGG GAGTTAGCAAAGATGGGCTGGTACGCCATTTCTTCCATCGACCTTCCAAGGCTTACACAACAGGATCTAGGAAAAGAAGAAAGGTGCACACCGATAGGGATAGCAGCAGCGAGGGGGGCGAGACGCGGTGGCACAAGACAGGCAAGACCAGACCAGTATTTGCTGGGGGCAAAGTGAAAGGGTACAAAAAAATACTTGTGCTCTACACGAACTATGGGAAGCAAAGAAAGCCTGAGAAAACCAACTGGGTAATGCACCAGTATCACCTTGGCAACAATGAAGAAGAGAAAGATGGAGAGCTTGTGGTTTCCAAAGTGTTCTACCAAACACAACCTAGACAATGTGGTAACTCAGGTATGAAGGACTTTAATAATAACTCTGCTGCCAAAGTACTGATGAATGGACAAAGTGAGCACAGTGAGGCACTTGTGCAGTATTGTAACAATGTTAATTCCTTCATATCCTTCGATCAAAATGGCCAAGATAGATCGAGCAGCAATCCTCAAATAATCCCTCCTCATTTTCCTCTTCATGATGGGTCGTTTGTTTCTTTAAAATAA